From the genome of Bacteroidales bacterium, one region includes:
- a CDS encoding SDR family NAD(P)-dependent oxidoreductase, protein MKEKIVLITGATSGIGKETARKLAEMGAELVLVARDEEKLNN, encoded by the coding sequence ATGAAAGAAAAAATCGTTTTGATTACCGGGGCTACCTCAGGTATTGGAAAAGAAACAGCCCGCAAACTGGCAGAAATGGGTGCAGAACTGGTGCTGGTTGCGCGCGACGAAGAAAAACTGAATAAC